In Ananas comosus cultivar F153 linkage group 14, ASM154086v1, whole genome shotgun sequence, the genomic stretch TAATTAAACCATCACTTTATATCCCTTCCCCTCTTCTTGCCGTGAGAAATGCTCCACCATttacgcctctctctctctctttttccataGCCACATATTATTCACatcaaaatcaaatatatatatatatatatataaaattctattattctaattttttactgCACCAGCTAAGAAGAGGTGCtacgtttttcttttttttatcatcaacATTGTCGATCATCATTTTTGCCGGCCACAACGGCCGCAGGCTAGACTTTCTACCACATGACCGAATCTCCGCCTGACACCGCCACCGCAAACACGACTTCCGGCACtaacgccgccgccgccgctgtcgaaccaccgccgcctccgccgccgccaccgccgccgacgccgatcGTCCTCCTCCACGGCGCCGCCCGCACCACCGGCACCCTCTTCNCGTGCcgcctcccctccccctccaacctcctcctccaccaccatcaccaccaccaccaccaccgccgccgccacgaCGGCCACATCCACGGCGCCGCCCGCACCACCGGCACCCTCTTCGGCCACCGCAAGGCTCGCATCACCATCGCCTTCCAGGTGTTTACATATACATATCACACTACTATTTCATCGTATCGTATTCTTTCttacgtgtgtgtatatatatgacATGCATTACACGTGCACTTTACTAgtacgaatatatatatatatatgaatgacaTGAGTAAAATGTATGATATTTAGGATACGCCGCGGAGCGTGCCGCGGATGCTGGTGGAGCTGGGGACGCCGACGGCGAAGTTCATCCAAGAGATGGGGGCGTCGGGGCTGCTGCGGGTGGCGCTGGAGTGCGAGAAGaagccggcggcggccggggagagGAGCAGTAGTAGTCCGCGGCTGCTGGAGGAGCCGGTGTGGTCGGCGACGATCAACGGGCGGAGCGTGGGGTACGCGGCGCGGCGGGAGGCGACGGAGTCGGACGTGCGGGTGATGCAGCTGCTGCACGCGGTGTCGATGGGCGCCGGCGTGCTGCCGGCCGACATGACCGACCCGGCCGACGGCGAGCTGACCTACATGCGCGCCTACTTCGACCGCGTCGTCGGCTCCAGAGACTCCGAGACCTTCTACATGCTCAACCCCGACGGCAACAACGGCCCCGAGCTCACCATCTTCTTCGTTAGGATCTAAATTCAACTATTAAccctaattaattacttaattaattaagaaccctacctaattaattaattaattaacttcttctttcttaattttttctttaatttctttttcttttttacatatatatactctgTTTGTGACGCGCGCttactttggtcctcaaatttttaggttgttatatatttttttggcttaaattttttaaattgttaaattttaagaatCATTTTAGGCTTGATTTGATAGTGAGGTGggtacaaaatattatttttatactgtaaaaaattaacaaaactaATAActcctttgaattttttttttacactataaAATTACGATTGCAAAGTAGTTATAACCttgtttttcaatttaatttttaaattttgtacagtATGAAAATGGCGATTTTAATCACCGTGTTATCAAACTAAGCGTTAGTTGACTCGACGATAATATTTTGCCGATGTGATagtgatataatattttaataattattgtaTTATCAACTACAACGCTATCTTTTTAGTgacatattattatttaaataattataaattggaATGCGGAactaattgcaataattttaaaaaatttagttggaAAATCGCAAGAAAACCTccaagtttgaggaccaaaagtgaagtttagtttattattattattattattattattattttcttttgttttctgtttAATCTGTTTTGTTCATAATCATAATAAGATGTTAAGAATGGTAATACTCTATTGTATAACTGTATATGATAATAAAAGTTTTTGTATCTAATGTTAATGGAATAgcctttagtttttttttgagagagagagaaatgctagccattttgtttatttttttaaaaaaataaatttagctgaaaatgtaaattaattaggatGCGAATTTAAAATATCgattatcaatcattaaatcttttatcaccTGTGCTAGGGACAGTCAGTGGAAAGGCCTTTTAGTTAGATATATTCAAATATAGAACCTACATAATATGTAATTCACAATTCGTTTATTTGCATCGGATTTTAACAATTATATTCAATTTTCATAACTAATATATGTAGCATGAAAAATTCTAGAACATACCCGTAAATAAAGTGCATATCTCGTTGGCGTTTGAttctaacaaaatatttaaaatgactaacaaaaaaaaaatctaaattaaactgttaataaaaaaattttgaaaaaagttTAGGGTGTCTATTTGAAAACGAATTAAATTTTAGGGGGCGCctatacattttaaccaaaaaataatGGGGAGTTTTGAGTAAAACCCATGGTCCGGTCCGACCGGTACCTCTCTAAACCGGATCCGGTTCAAGCAATAAACCGCTCCGTCGCTTCGCCCGGTCGCGagctagggtttagggttgaggGCCTTAAACCTTCCTCTCCCTTCTCCCATGGTGGTCGAGAGCTAGGGTTTCGAGGGTTTCTCCGTCCCCACCAcctctccccttcttcttctagCCTCTTCTCTAGGGTTATTGGGCATCTTCTTCCCCTCTCCCCATCGCACGATTTCGGAGTGCTCGAGATCACCATGTGGGCGATTCGCCGCGCCGCAATTCCCGTGAGGTGATGCTTCGATCTTGCCCACTATTTCGATCATTTTCCATTTGTTCCTTACAAGAACAGCATGTGTTTTCGAGTTAATTTGTATTCGGTGGTGACCCCATTTCTCCCTTGAGGCCTGCTTGGCCCTGTTGTTGTTGGATGAAGTGCTGGTGCGAGtagtgcttttagaagaagcaTTATGTTGAGATCCCTTCCACATTTTCTCTGCAACAGAAGCAGAAGCACcgaattggagcttctgctttcgGGCCTCAGAATCTCATTTCTAATTTCCGTAGCTGTCGAAGCGCCGAACTTTTCACTCTGCTAGAGGTAACTGTTGCTGAAAGCAAAAGCACAGGTGGGCCTTAACAAGTTTTAGGAAGaatttgggatttagggttcgCGTAAAGTAACATGCGAGATAGAATAGTGATGTTAGAGGAGAAAAATGATggtaaaaaatatttctttcaagGGTAAATGTTTGTTTTTACAAGAAAATGTATGGTTAGTTTTAGTTTGACCTTGAGGaacaaatttgcaaaatttcaaattcaggGGGATCTATTTGGCAACTAATAACTTTGAGGTACAAATGCAGAATCCAAACTTTTCAGGGACATATGTGAAGATACTGGAATTACTATTTACATGGAAGAACTTCTTGTTTCGGTTGTATGAGTAATCAAACATTCATTTGCTGAATTTTATGTAACACTTTGTCTTCGCCAAATAATTgactaaatttgtttttttcttctcgGAAATGTTTTCTTGGTTGTTAATAATTGGAGTAACATTTGTTTGTCCCGCTCAAAATTTTGTGTAAATTGATCTATATGATCAAATTATGGGCTTGTATGCAAATTATTCGTTAAAATCATTATAATTTCACTATAGGAGTAATGGTTAAATTCTAATTATCTCTTGTTATGCTCAGGAGCCACACTCACCAATTTGTGGTTGCTCGTTGTTGTCACGCCATACCGGAAACACCAAGCAATGACTTAGAGCAAAGAGAGGTGCGCCAAGGAAAAGAGTATGGCCGTTCCCATAGCTACTATATCCCAAAGTCCCTCCTCTGTGGCTCTTCTATTTCTCCTACTTTCCTATGGGGTAGGAATCTTTCTTCTCAGGCTTGCGTTACGTCCAATAGTAAAGCGGATGACGCAGAGGAGGGCTTTTCTGATCTTGATGTGCCTCCTGAAACTGATAATTCGATTGACTTATCTGAAGAAGGTAACTTATCGGAAGAAGATTCCGGTGAAGCTGCTGATAAATCTATTGGCTTAGCAGACAGCGAATCTGATTTGAAAGGTAAAAAGGTGTCAAGTAAGAAGGTATGCTCAACTCCTCTTTTCAAGATTATAATAGATGCTTCAAGACCAGCTGTAACGGGAGCGCTTAACAAATGGGTTGAGGAAGGCAATGCATTGGGACGAAATGAAGTATCTTTCACGCTTCTTACTCTTCGCAAGCggaaaaaatatgcaaaagcACTACAGGTCCTGAAATTTTCCTTATTCACCtagtagtttttcttttttcctgtaGAATATTCTGTATGGCAATTCTTTTTcatgtattatatttttcttgctTCATTTTTGGTGAAATTGTTGGGTGGCTTCCAGACATGCTAATAATATTCAGCTGAACCTAGATGAGAAAATTATGCTGATGATTTTGCCTCTATATGTTAATTATAATAGGCTTTAATATGTACTTTGCCGGTATAGTCAGTTAAATGGCTTCGAAGTCTGAATAGTAATCAAGGCTAACTGGATTTGAGTTATGAAAAAAAGGAAGTGTGATTTCGCTATCGCATCAAGTTTCATGCTCTAACGCATAGAAATATTAGGTGAGGTTTTTTGAGCAAGAGCTCGACGAAAATAGGATGATGAAAATTCCACTTTATTAAACCAGATCAAACCGAATAGCAGAGATGGATGGAATTGAACTAAACCTTTTTTGTGTGTTCAGTTTAGGTCAAATTGTTTGGGCCTATTCTTCTTTCAAATTTGGGCCTTACTTTAGTTGGATTTCAACTGTTACATTTTCTTGTTAATTTTCAATGCTGCTTAATAACTTAGAATATTAGTTTGTTATCTAGTGATCGTAATTCGTGGTCTATTTCTTTAGCTCAAGGATTGTTGTGCCACCGGCACGGGGTGCGCTGGTGCCCATTGGCACGGGGTGTGCTTGTGTGCTAGCGGCAGAGCACAGTACGCTGACATATCTCAGCACACACTCTGTTTTAATTGTCAACGCGATCGGCACAGGCGGCATGCCCTTATTGGCATGGGTGGCACAGCCTTATCAGTACAGGCGGCACGTGCCGACCATGCCAGACTGTGGCAACTGGCACGAGAATTCTTGCTTTAGCTATACATGAAACATGCATAATATAGTCTTTAACTTTTAATGCTACCATGAAAACATACTGGAGGAATGGGATCATTTTTCGAGTAAAATG encodes the following:
- the LOC109720689 gene encoding protein MIZU-KUSSEI 1-like; translated protein: HHHHHHHHHRRRHDGHIHGAARTTGTLFGHRKARITIAFQDTPRSVPRMLVELGTPTAKFIQEMGASGLLRVALECEKKPAAAGERSSSSPRLLEEPVWSATINGRSVGYAARREATESDVRVMQLLHAVSMGAGVLPADMTDPADGELTYMRAYFDRVVGSRDSETFYMLNPDGNNGPELTIFFVRI